From the genome of Capsicum annuum cultivar UCD-10X-F1 chromosome 4, UCD10Xv1.1, whole genome shotgun sequence:
TTAAAAGTCATCTCCaggtttgaatttaatttgttacgatcagtggcggagccaaaattttcataaattttcattaagGGGGTTTAGAAGTATATATACaaactaatcgaagggggttcaatatctactatatatgcaaaaaaatatttttaaccatatgAAAATAACTCCCTGGAGCAAAGGTGGCTCCACCATTGGTCACAATTATCACAACTACTCGGTCCGTCCAACTTTACATGTCCACTTTCGAGATTAAGAAgcattaaatgataaataattttatcatattacccattgaatataataaatttaatgttttggaAATGCATTAGATAATGAATCGTATTTAATACTAAGAGTAAAATGGATAGAAATAGATAAACTATCCATTGGTTTTATAAACTGAACAAGTATTACTGGAcatcctaaaataaaaaaatggacaaGTAATATATCTTTAAGGTTGTTCAAATTCTTATATATGTTTCTCATGACTAACCTAGTACTTATTCTATATAGATGTATAGAAGCAAGAAACTTGGAGAGTTTGGACAAGGTAAAATCTTTATCCATGTTTTAATCTTTTCTAGGGTAAACCtatctatttcaatttaaattgtgttattattttatctaaaaatttaaacaattaaaaaaaatacttgtatTTAAATTTCGAATTTTTATCTACTCTAATTACCATTTGAATTTCTCAACATTATCAAGTACCTTGACCAACAGAAgaaatttcttagtaatttggagtaggattttttaatattctagttagaattattcaattatttagaaAGGAGGTAGTAATTAAGGTGTAAGTTTCATGAGATAATACTCTATTTGGACATTGATGTTTAATTTTTACCtactttttaaaaattgtaaGTTTAGTCATTTCTgaataacttttgacatataCAACATCCAATGTTATATATGGCTGAAGTCCAGGAACTTCTACCTAAAATTCAAGCGAAATGATTGAACttcaattaattatatgtgtatGAATTTCAAGTAAATTAAAAATGCCTAAACTCAAGTAAAAATGATTAAATTCATCCACATATGAAGTTCATGTAGAAGTGGCTGAACTTTAGACAAATATAGTGCAAAAAGTTTAAGCAAAAATGACTAAATTTAGCCACTTATAAAGTTCATGGAAAAATAACTGAACTTTAATCATAGATGTTCAAGCAAAAATGACCGAATTTCAGCCATATGAAAACTTAAACATTTGGCTTTGACAAGCATGGCTAACTTCAGACACCATATCGACAGTATAAAAGACTAATTACAGAAAATTCTAACATTTTGCACAATTActaaaaatcttgattttgggtttgtcgagatacataattagctcccaatacatACAACGAAAATACATTTTTCtctttgtaaaaatacaaaattagctcccgatacatccaacgaagatacatttttctctttgtaaagatacataattagtttcaaatacatttttttcgattttgaatctatcaagatacataattagcaccTCGAtatatccaatgaagatacataattagttgagatttttgtagtTACAATgggaatttgtgtaaatatgacaaattaaaatgtatatttatgtttttttttttgttatattaaaaGTTATTTAGATATTGATTGACTTGAATTAAATGATAGATAGTACTAAAATTAGTTGTTTCTATAGGCTCATTTTCTCTTTTACAAtgatatatattttagttataccaattattgaatctttttaattatcatttttgaCAGTGTTAGGCCATGGTCATAGagcaaatcaaagaagaaattatCTCTATGGAAATTTAAGCCAAAGATCTTTTAATcctcttcaagatttcaaaatgaaGAATGGTGCAATTGTATTAGCAAGAAATTTTAATGATGATGACAACATTAATCaccattttcaaaattcatttgcTAGAACTCAATCCAGGTAACCTAGTTTATCGTATTCTCTTCGTTTCATTTTACGtgacatattatttattttaagtaatATACTATTTGTGTAAATAAGTTTTGCACTATCAGATCACCCAACAAATATTTATATAGGTAAGTCCTTTTAAAATATGAgatttgtaatattgaaaataagaaaagttatctactattatatataaatttgaCTTGATggtgtatatattttttacagTGATGATGTATATAATTATCAGcctaacaaatatttatataggTAAGTCctcttaaaatatgaaatttataatCTTGAAAATAAGAAAGTTACCTACTATAACATGTAAATTTGACCTGATggtgtatatattttatacactgataatgtatataataaacttaaataatttttttttagttatgttcCAAaagaatgatatattttttttaaacttctCTCGTTTATATTTTTactgatattatttataattgcACAAATATCATGATATATTTAGGCCACAAATCATAACACATATcaaattttctctttctttcttaatTTTGTGCTTAGTATCAAACatgttcacataaaatgaaacgGGGAACTACTCTCTCCCTCCGACCAATTGATGTGGCCATGTTTAACTGTtcacaaaatataacaaaaaataaaagactttTGAAACTTATAATAACAAAAGATAAGTCATAAATATCTGCGTGACTAACCATCATTTTTACACAATGGGCTATTTTACAGATACATGGAATGGTCTTCCCATCAAGGAACCAACAATTTATTGAAAATGAAAATCTTggaaaatcatcaaatttgtccTATTAGGCAAAGACattattttcttgaagaaaaaaagtGGCCTCCAtttgaattcaataaaaataaattgaattctCAATCTTTGTTTCATCATACTGGACCAAAATGGAGTTGCAGATATAACAACCTTGATCCAAAATATAAGACCCCTCTTAGATTTGAGGTAAatcttttttcaatattttgcaCTAATTTTGATTTAGTACTAGCTAGCTAGGGGAGGTTATAAATTGGTCGTTCAGTCAAAAATATTTATGGAACTACGCCAATATACGTATATTTTATATTgattatacatatttatacatctGCTGATTGGTTTTTTGGGCGGACGACTATTTAAGTTAATTTCCCTTGATAAATATATCTATGTCATCTAGCTTAGGACAATTAGTTACTTATATCTAGTTGAGTAAATCctctacgacacactccaactttacaAGGATcttattacccccccccccccccccccgccccttctctgaactcaattttagtatatttttgtcaacctttttagctgatgtgacatCTTTTTAACTAACGTGACATCTTTAATGTGGActccatttttatgtaataaaggtatcATATCAGCacaaaagagtgacaaaaatacgttaaaattgagttttggaaggggtgggggtggggcgGTAATAGGTCCCCTgtgaagttgacgtgtgtcgATCGTAGCCATAGTTCGAGGGGATACTAGATGCTTATCTCTATCTAGTTTGCGAAATAGCTTGCATACGTATAGGTTTTGTATATTTACATATACTATACATATAATAAACATAGTAAGTGTATAAATTCTGTATATTTTAgacatatattcataaataagtTTAGCCGAACTGTACATATTTATAAGTTTCccacttaaaatatttaatgataGTTGAATATTCTTCCCcgataaatattaaatattgtaGGCCgaaaattatattgtatatataagtaataatttttcttatatattttttataaaatttttgacTTTGTCACTGCATGCAGATGAAACAAGACAAGAAGTTCATTTTGGAAAAAGATTATTGGCTGCCTGATTTGCAATTGGGATTGAGCAGAAGTGAAGAAAATAATATGAAGGAGAAAATTATTCACCATAGTAATAAAGTGGAATTATCAGATATAAACACTATGCTTTCTCTTTCTTTGCCTTCTTATTCATCAAGTGCAACCTAAGAGATGGCCTAATGATGTGGTGGCAAATGGACGGATCGGATCGGATAGGAACAAATCGAAAATGAGttagataaaatgaataaaatattcgaTTCGCTCGTTggatttgttgtgattttattgaCACGTGTAGGAACAATCTACGTAGGAGGCTAGTACTTAGAGATCTCACCATGAATTCGATTGCATTAGAGTGAGATCTCTAAGTACTTGCCTTATAGGTTTTGTTACGGTatatgttgtttgaatttttcaaaaatatcgtTACTATGTATCAGATCTTTcaaaatttatgtatatttttaagaTTCGATAAGTATGATATAGAAATTTAGAAGATAtatccgagcaacatagattaTCAGAACTTCTTAGGTTGACATGTATGCCCACCTCACCACCCCCTATCTCCTCTCAtcaggctttttttttttttttttttatgtttttttggtttttcatccgGCATACGGTGTCTGTATTGAAACCCAATTAAATTGAGATTTTGCAGCCAGCAAGTCCCGCATTGGGGGTTTGTTGGTGGTGGTAACGTGCTCCATAACAAACGTGACTATGTACCCAGGAGGCTCGAATGATCGAACTCCAAATTTCTGATAAAGGTTGGAGGAGTACTTGTCACTCCAGTACAACCCTTATTACTTGTTATTTTGAATTCTAAATTCTTGATCGACGTAACCAAACGAAAGAACCCCATCCATCCCATTTTAACTAATGTTATATGATTGAATGAAGGAATCTCATTCATTCTATATATATCACGCTCTTTGAAAGAACGATATATCGTAAATTTCACTATGAAATATTAGGACCAATAaggtttgcttttttttttttttttttagtgcaAAACAATCTTGCAAATTAACAAACTTTAATCTATAATTGAAaggatattattttaaaaataaataaatttccaaaATTACTTTTGAGAAGCCAACTGTGAATATTAAgatcttttaatttctatttctattattAAGCTATTAATTGCCTCAATATGACAACCACATGGATGTGCATTTGGTTGTGTttgttacttttttattttttaatattaaaaatgtacaatacataatttaatttgATATCCTATAGATTTCATAAGCACGAGGAAGATATAGCAAATATTTAGCCCTTTCTCCAATTACAGGTCTACCACAATTATCAAAATAAacttaaaaacttatttaaatatACCCTTCGGTTATTTAGTTTATCAATATACTCAAATTATAAACTACTTATATATCTCGATTGTATATGTTTTACATACGTATGTCTATTATTACGCATACTGTTATATAGCGTatgcatattttatataaaatacacactatttACACACTGTTTACGTATTTTATAAATTAGATGACTCAAAGACATTGGAGGATAATTTTTGGTacacaaattttgttaagttagTTGTACCTTCTTATCAAACTTTTAAACAAAATTTCACACTATTTTAAGTACATGGTTAAGGAAAGTCCTAgtaaaataaatctttaatttattgtAGGCCTTTATAAAGGTCACGATTGAGAATTcacccagtgcactaaagctttTATTATGCGTAGGGTTTCGTGAAGGACCCTATCAGAAAGGTTTATCGTATGCCGTTTTACCTTGCATATTTATAAGTGGTTGTTTTCATCGCTTGAATTCGTGACCTTTGATTCACATTGCGGAGGTATTGAATTTAGTAAAGAAAactaacataaacatacaccttaacttactaTATTTATACAAATTCTCACTCtaacaaaataattacaaaaatctcaattaattatgtatccctgttggatgtatcgggagataattatgtatctcctaaaaaaaatgtatcagaagttaattatgtatctttacaaataaaaaaatatattttcgacTCTTCGTTAAATGTAttgggagttaattatgtatatTGACAgatccaaaattaaaattttaataattatataaaatatcaaaattttctgtaattaaaccTCAAACTGTCGAGATTTGTGTTGTTTTTAGATTTAGTAATATATATCAATTCCAAAGAAAGAGAATAGGTTAAAAGTTGTCTCCTAGAGTGGGATAAGCAATTAAATTATGTCCAATATAGTAATAATAGTTATAAGTGTACTTACATAAAGAAGTGGAAGAAGTAGAAAATTAGGGAGAAATAAAGGGCATTTTCTGGTAAAAATATTGAAGAACCTGAACAATAGTATTTAAAGTAAAGTTGATAAAAATGTCAGAAGATAGTAATATTCTCTTTTTGTGGCTATTTCTGCAAAGTGATGATTGGCTAAAAAATATGTTATGGTATAGGACAATGATTCACTTATGACCAATTATTGAAAAATATCCCATGATTCATCTCAAATTTAATATTCTAATTCTTAAaagaattaacttaaaaatagccaataatatacaatatatgtatgtattttagCTAGGTAAAGAAAAGTCAATTATGTTGGCTATTTGGGTAAAGATTGCCTACTTCTTGTTACTGATTCGTTTCATTTTATGTGATAGTGTTTGATTATTGACACGTAATTCAAGAAAGAATTAACAAAGGAATTTTGAAACTTACAATCCAAAATAAGTCATATATTTATGTGATTATAAATCATTTTATGAAGTGTAAAATaagatttattttctttaatttattactGTTAAATAAAAAAGTACGACATTCTTTGTAGGATAAAAGGAAATAGTATTCGGTGCATTCGAACCACAAGGACATATGATATGAAACTTACCCATATTTCTGCAAAAAGTTATTTCCGCAGTTTGAACTCGTAACTTTCAGGTTGTGTCCAGACAAAAATGACTCACATAGTAAAAGAAGTATGATACATAAATTGATATAGGGATTACTTCAAAAATAACTTCTAATAATACCCTAATTAGCCACTTAATTAGATTACCCACAAATCTAACTAATTAAGCAACGGAAAAGCGAATATacccctaaaatttaataaatggtacaaagATACCATCCGTTATACTTTAGGTATAAATATATCCTtaccgttaatgaaaaggtacatacatacccttaaactttgataaatggtacaaatatatcctccgtcaataaaaaggtacatatatacccctgaactttgataaatggtacaaatataatCTTGCCGTTAATGAAAAGGCACACATATACCTTTCTCACTAACGGCAGGACACGTGGCACAATTTTGTTCATTTgccctttttaaatttaatttatcctCATCCTATCTGAAAATATTTCTAATTCAACCCATAAATCAATCCAAACAATAACCCAAACCTGAGCCGGTCTAATAAAACCTTCAAGATACATCTTTATTCAcgcatgtttatttatttatttttttctattagacCGGATTGAGTTTGGGTTATTATTTGAATTGAGTTATGagttaaattagaattattttggaatgagttgggataaattaaatttaaaaaggccAAATGAATAGGATTGTGACACGTGTTCTACCATTAGTGAGAAGGGTATTTATGTACCTTTTCATTGCAAGCGTacatttgtacctaaagtatgacgagGGCATATCTATActatttatcaaagttcaggggtatatttatacctaaagtatgatggagggtatatttgtaccattcATCAAAGTTCAAGGATATATATGTACTTTTTTATTAACAACAAGGGtttatttgtacctaaagtatgacagATGGTATATCTATACCATTTATCAAGGTTCAGGAATATTTTCATACCTTTTCCGATGAATCAATCTTGAATTTTATCATTGATGTTTCAACTTCATATCTTCTCACCACCAAATAATGTGGTGCAGTGGATAGGGTTGTTCCCCCTTAACTAAAGATTTCGAGTTCGAGTCTTGTGTATAGAAAAATCCTTAATAGAAAACGCTATCCTCAAATAGGCCGTATCCAGCGTGAATCTAAATTAATCGGACTCAAATATAAATACCGGACATCGAACGAAAAAAAGCTTCATATCTTCTCTAGCAAAGGACCCTTATCCCACACCTACAATGGACACTTTTTCCATTCTCCCACGTGTTGTCCACTAACATCTATATCTTAACTATTTAATGAATTAATGGGCCACAGCTTGGTATGGGAACAAATTAAAGCCAGCTTAACAAAGCAAAAACAATGGATTTGTACAAGTTTAATGTACATCAAAATGaatcttttaattaatttatttttctttagataTGTAAATCATAATGAaacattttcttttgtttcatgAAGTTTAATTTAATgagtattattttgttttttcgTATGGTGTTAATACGTATCTGTACCGAAGCTATGATTAATACGAATTCACGTTGTGTAAGGCCTATTTAAGGACGAACTGCTCTCTACTAGAGTTTTTTTTTGCATAGTAAGAGCTCGAACATGATATCTCTGATTAAAAATAGATAGATCCTATTAAGATCTTGATATTAAATTTAGAGATAAGCATTCAATACCCCTCGAATTATGATCAAAATTGCTACAACACACTCcgacttcacaggggtcctattacccccaagactcaattttagcgtatttttgttattcttttgtactgatgtgacacctttattacataaaatgggatCCACGTCAAAGAtgtcatgtcagctaaaaagattgacaaaagatGTCACGCcatctaaaaataataacaaaaatatgctaaaatttaattctgaaaataataaaattccgTAAAATTGAAATGTCTGGTAGCAAATAGATCATAGTTTAATGAGGGTATTAGATGCTTTACTCATAAATTTAATGAGTACACTACTATTGGAAAACTTAGTAGTGGATCTAAAAAATCTTTTAATTCAAAGGGAAAATCTTGGTGGAGTATATTTGTTTCTTGAATATTGGAACTTTTTGGTAAATGATAAGGAAAGAAGCACATGGTTTTGTTGTTAGACAcattagttattattaataatatatactTTGGAAAAAAATAGGACAATCAAATATTTCACATTACTCTAAGCTCTATAATCTAATTATACTTGACTCTTCAGATAAGTAAAAGGGCCCATTTAACACCCCACTTATCCCATGAAAACCACATCCCCCTTGACTTTGCTTTGAGATATTGAAAGACAGaaattaggaaaaataatataaacatacataatatttataaaaaaatttattttaaaaaaaataattactaaaatctcaactaattatgtattttcattAGATGTATCAAGAGCTAACTATGTATTTTGAaagattcaaaatcgaaaaaatatattgtcagctaattatatatcttgatAAAGAAGAGAATATaccttcgttggatgtatcaggagctaactatttatttcaacagattcAAAATCGGAATTTTAGTAATCATGCAAATATCAAGATTTTCggtaattaagctccaaactatcggaatttatgttgtttgccctaAAAATTAGTTTCAAAAAAAGATCCATCCTATGTATTACTCACCTCGTTCACTTTTACATGTCTATTTTAGACTTTGCATGTCTcataagaataataaataataaataatttaagtattttatcataatattcataTTAATTGATATATAATCTTAGTTCTTGAAAATCAATTTGAGGGtaaagcaagaaaaataattattttttcttgaaaaaattaaatgtatttttgaaatatctgagaaaagaaaatcaattctTTTATAGGAACAAATGGTCcaatttctcttctttctttttaatttcaattttatgaaaaatgagaattttctaTGAACATTTCATCATGAGATGTCTGACGGAAAGATCGTCAGAAatagttgcaacaaatataattttgagaattttttgatgTAAAAGTCTGTAAAAAGTTCTAGTTTTTGAGTAATCTCCAATCGATAGAGACATAGATAATTTTCAATGCAAGATCATATCATAAAAACCTTATTATCTCGAATATGTCAATTCTTATTAAGTGGAAGAAAGTGACTTCTAAGAAAGTCGCGActccctttattttaatttatatgacaAAATTTGACCAGATACAAagtacaacaaaaaaataatttcttaaaactttGTGATCATAAAATATGGGGAAAAGGCTCAAATGTGCAACTGAACTATcataaatgactcatttatgccatccgttaaaagttgggctcattcataccatcgccgttacaaaactaGCCCATCCataccattactttttaacagatgGTTTTCAAAAACAGCCTTACcacgtggcagcttattagagggccacatcatttttaagtttatttttaatttttttttatctattaaaaagaatccatgcaactttttgatccattgaaaattaggttgatctatgcttttaaaatttgattaatttttcatgaatatattcttaaaacattctcgttcgattcgtttttttttttttggtcatttttgacatattaagattgttttcatattttacctttaatattaaatatttttttcttcaaattaatttcaaatacaatagtaaacatcattactaaatatattataataaaatagctaTTTTAATTGATGGGCGAGTAACTAAAAGggaacggagagagtatacactccacgctttttatcactttttttgtttttttaaaagattcacgttaactaaagcttttgtcatttttcagttgaaactgaagggatatataaatataagggatatataaacatcaaatatttttattatattattaatagttagctTCTCATTTTGCCAACTCTACGTATACTATATATGTCGGCATGTTATCTCCTTCCTGTTTTTacaatgataaatgatgatgcataaagtgttacgtacaaatgttgaatgctgattaggggcggctcaaccctttaggagaaaaggtggccgcctaagaccccaaaatttgaggggcctatttttgtttagtaataataaattataaattttaagaaatatattaaatactatttatagaaaaaaaaatttatataaaaaaataaaatgcaaggccttcgtttgatttttgccttaggcAATAAATTTGCTTGAGCTGCTCCCTGATGCTGATGATGCTATTCTATGcttggtaaaaaaattaaaaaaataaaaagttacttacattcgACTGACAAAATATTTCATATATGCTAAGACATACTATATGCTTAATTAGAATAGCGTTTGGTTAaaaattttagtagtagattttaaaaaaaaaattctttaaatatttgtttgatcatgaacaattaatcaaattttaaaagcatagatcaaattaatttttaatggatcaaaaaattggatggattctttttaatggatcaaaaaaaaattaatttaaaaaaaaaaatgacgtgatcctctaataagctgccacgtAGCAAGATTGTTTTTAAAAACcggctgttaaaaagtaatggcatgaatgagccaattttgtaacggcgatggcataaatgagcccaacttttaatggatgacataaatgagccatttctgatagtttagtgacatatttgagccttttccctaaAATATGTCATAACAATTGCATGACGTAAAGATTTTTGAAACTtagatcttaaaaattccatCATATTTATGTGAATATAAAAAATCCTTATtacaaataaaatgagaaaataggttaaattatttctacattactattattatttccgTTCATTGCCCTTTTTCTCTTTGGCTATGTCTTTAACAAAGGACCATAGTGGCCTACAATGTAATTAACCTGTTCAACCACTCCAACCAAGAGAATTCAACCATCCAAATGTTGAGATGTGTCAAATTTTAATAGAGACACCTGTCTTTTCATGGATTGTGGCCCCCATTTTGTTGGCAAATCCAATCATAGACAAACATGTGTCACCAGTAATTTAGGCGTATGCGCTATCAAAATCACGATTAGAGTCAAtccaaataaaagaaagaatCCAATCCCCAGGGTGATGGGGTTAGCCTATTATGTAATTTAATCTCAAATATTGTTGCTTTCGAATAGACCGAAAGCGTATTTTGAGTCTATTATAATAAGTAGTTGTGATTCGATCTAGCGAGAATAACACCATCCTAAAGAGACttttttgttttagattttcacAAAGCGGTATCATGATATGAGAACGCTTTtctcatataaatatatatatatatatatatactgaatcTATTTTAATAAGTAGTTATGATTCGATCTAGCGAGAATAAAGCCATCCTAAAGAGATTTTCTTGTGTTTTAGATTTTCACAAAGCCATATCCTGATGTGAGAATGcatttctcatatatatatatatatatatatatatatatatatatatatatatatatatataaaattttcatgtATTTGCAAAATGATCCTGATTGATAAATTTAGAAGGAGAATATGAGAATGAGGTTCAATTATTCATGGCATATATTTCACCCCCTAAGCAATTAATTTTAGTTTTGCATTTAGGATAAAAGTTTTTCTAAGTTTACTCATAAAAAGAGTAAAACATAATTTACACAATTAGGTGACCTATAAATTAGTTAtacttactcagtttcatattaTTTGATCTATGTTGATTTGACGCAtgtcttaaatttttttagttaaaagtgTATTTTACAAAACTAACCTTATTAACGATGTTTTGCGACTCTAAATTTAATTACTAGTACTTTATATAGCAAGATAACCAACCAATATGTacgaaatctaaacatgaaaatgaGCTTTTATAACTACTTAAAAATCTCTTGTAAATTAGCGACCCCcaacccaccccaccccacccaaaaaaaaaaaaaaaaagtaataaaattcgCTTAATTTGTTAGATgaacaagtaaattaaaatatttatttttaatatgaaagccaagtaaaataaaatagagagagTATGTGGATTTCTACAATAAGCATGTATGATATAGTTTGACACTTTTactcaaagaaaaaatatgtcatAACATTTGCGCGAATGTAAGAACGTAACTGGCAATTTTGAAAGGACCATAATGTTAACATGACTATAAAATTTTCTTAACAAGTGTAAAATGAAAATTCAAAgctaattatttttagatatgtAAATTTCTATAATAAGCATGTTATATATAGTTTGACTCAACATAAAAACATGTCACAATATTTGTGTGAATGTAAAAATGTAAC
Proteins encoded in this window:
- the LOC107869877 gene encoding uncharacterized protein LOC107869877, whose product is MEHGNGETSEEYYMEKVMSSIDLNEEVDHDHSKIQQIDDEAIEVISVESDKITNEENNSSSCGNEINIKNKMSKVRQYVRSKLPRLRWTPQLHLSFVNAIHRLGGQERATPKLVLQMMNVRGLSIAHVKSHLQMYRSKKLGEFGQVLGHGHRANQRRNYLYGNLSQRSFNPLQDFKMKNGAIVLARNFNDDDNINHHFQNSFARTQSRYMEWSSHQGTNNLLKMKILENHQICPIRQRHYFLEEKKWPPFEFNKNKLNSQSLFHHTGPKWSCRYNNLDPKYKTPLRFEMKQDKKFILEKDYWLPDLQLGLSRSEENNMKEKIIHHSNKVELSDINTMLSLSLPSYSSSAT